Proteins co-encoded in one Colletes latitarsis isolate SP2378_abdomen chromosome 2, iyColLati1, whole genome shotgun sequence genomic window:
- the Tango11 gene encoding transport and golgi organization 11, whose product MSRAHAVFNDKADNFYDPNISWDINKKMHVPESIRVWDDRTEKEVIGTNESGWNQVPAEKFDMHVPDRILVVGQGQHVGIRAPPREITLENAIMPSDPDTVRLQTPPRILTLDNHYFPALDEDEPNICSTEFKDPVPSKPRNQYSTETQIVRHVREQTPSFNALDVSHQSSEEIQHLRRQVGKLNRRVMAIELDMLQRQQRDKIVYAITLTYFILKAFSWLTRN is encoded by the exons ATGTCAAGGGCACACGCTGTTTTTAATGACAAAGCTGACAACTTTTATGACCCAAATATCAGTTGGGACATTAACAAAAAGATGCATGTGCCCGAAAGTATTCGTGTATGGGATGACCGCACAGAGAAAGAAGTAATTGGTACAAATGAATCAGGATGGAATCAAGTTCCAGCAGAAAAATTTGATATGCACGTTCCAGATAGGATTTTAGTTGTTG GACAAGGACAACATGTTGGAATAAGAGCACCACCAAGAGAAATTACATTGGAAAATGCTATCATGCCATCTGACCCAGACACAGTTAGATTGCAA ACTCCTCCACGAATTTTGACACTGGATAATCACTACTTTCCGGCACTCGATGAAGACGAACCAAATATTTGTTCGACGGAGTTTAAGGATCCAGTACCTTCTAAACCTCGTAACCAATATTCTACAGAAACACAAATAGTTAGACACGTTAG AGAACAAACGCCATCATTTAATGCACTCGATGTTTCTCATCAATCTAGCGAAGAAATACAACATTTACGTCGGCAAGTAGGGAAATTAAATCGTCGAGTAATGGCTATTGAGTTGGATATGTTACAACGTCAACAAAGAGACAAAATTGTATATGCAATAACATTAACATACTTTATTCTAAAAGCTTTTTCTTGGTTAACAAGAAACTGA